From Pantoea sp. Ep11b, the proteins below share one genomic window:
- the lgt gene encoding prolipoprotein diacylglyceryl transferase yields the protein MNNGYIAFPQFDPVIFSIGPVSLHWYGLMYLVGFVFAMWLAVRRANKPGSGWKKEEVENLLYAGFLGVFLGGRIGYVLFYNLPLFLENPLYLFKVWDGGMSFHGGLIGVIVVMLIFARRTKRTFFQVSDFIAPLIPFGLGAGRLGNFINGELWGRVDPNFRYAMLFPGSRSEDVALAASNPQYQALLNTYGVLPRHASQLYELALEGIVLFIILNLFIRKPRPMGSVSGLFLIGYGAFRIIVEFFRQPDAQLGLFEGGISMGQILSVPMIVAGIIMMIWAYRRRPQPQFREEK from the coding sequence ATGAATAACGGCTATATTGCATTTCCGCAGTTCGATCCGGTGATCTTTTCGATCGGACCGGTTTCGCTTCACTGGTACGGACTGATGTATCTGGTGGGCTTTGTTTTTGCCATGTGGCTGGCGGTACGCCGGGCAAATAAACCTGGCAGCGGCTGGAAGAAAGAGGAAGTTGAGAACCTGCTGTACGCCGGTTTCCTGGGGGTCTTCCTGGGCGGACGTATCGGCTATGTGCTGTTCTACAATCTGCCGCTGTTTTTGGAAAACCCTCTCTATCTCTTCAAGGTCTGGGATGGCGGTATGTCGTTCCACGGTGGCCTGATCGGGGTGATTGTGGTGATGCTGATCTTTGCCCGCCGCACCAAACGCACCTTCTTCCAGGTCTCTGATTTTATTGCACCGCTGATCCCGTTTGGTCTGGGTGCCGGACGTCTCGGCAACTTCATTAACGGCGAACTCTGGGGACGTGTCGATCCGAACTTCCGCTATGCCATGCTCTTCCCCGGCTCACGCAGCGAGGATGTCGCGCTGGCCGCCAGCAATCCGCAGTATCAGGCCCTGCTGAATACCTACGGCGTGCTGCCGCGTCACGCGTCGCAGCTCTATGAACTGGCGCTGGAAGGTATTGTACTCTTTATCATCCTCAACCTGTTTATCCGCAAGCCACGCCCGATGGGCAGCGTCTCTGGCCTGTTCCTGATTGGCTATGGCGCATTCCGCATTATCGTGGAATTCTTCCGCCAGCCGGATGCTCAGCTTGGCCTGTTTGAAGGCGGCATCAGCATGGGCCAGATCCTCTCTGTGCCGATGATTGTTGCCGGCATTATTATGATGATCTGGGCGTATCGTCGTCGCCCGCAGCCCCAATTTCGCGAGGAAAAATGA
- a CDS encoding prepilin peptidase-dependent protein, translating to MKANGFSLLEMLIAMAISAVVMTSVGHFLPRLLAENASMLQRAQLRQELQQIVATLEKAVRRAGYCHGECGPGALTLRENCLLLRWDENSNGRWEAVGHTGSDYYGYRLRQRQLETQRGVDECHSAGWERLSDPAFMTLEQFSISRQDAQIRIVLQGRAGRWLETIESWVEGENL from the coding sequence TTGAAAGCAAACGGATTCAGCCTGCTGGAGATGCTCATCGCGATGGCAATCAGTGCCGTTGTGATGACCAGCGTTGGACACTTCCTGCCACGACTGCTGGCAGAGAATGCCAGCATGCTGCAGCGGGCGCAGCTGCGCCAGGAGTTACAGCAGATAGTGGCCACGCTGGAAAAGGCGGTGCGGCGAGCCGGATATTGTCATGGCGAATGCGGGCCGGGCGCACTCACCCTTCGCGAGAACTGCCTGCTGCTGCGCTGGGATGAGAACAGTAACGGAAGATGGGAGGCGGTGGGCCATACCGGCAGTGATTATTACGGCTATCGCCTGCGACAGCGGCAGCTTGAGACACAGCGCGGGGTCGATGAGTGTCACTCTGCGGGCTGGGAGCGGCTCTCCGATCCCGCCTTTATGACGCTGGAGCAGTTCAGCATCAGTCGGCAGGATGCCCAGATCAGAATCGTGCTGCAGGGGCGGGCCGGACGCTGGCTGGAAACGATCGAGAGCTGGGTCGAGGGAGAAAATCTGTGA
- a CDS encoding prepilin-type N-terminal cleavage/methylation domain-containing protein yields the protein MKTTLIRGFTLPELLLVLVIAGTLSLAALHGWQRWQQRQQLRDSAQQLQGFLLRVRARANRHNSDLVLWSRPGAPWCIGVGSPAGECHPGNPLHFVAPHPDVELTGIRGEPGFYGRRNVATAGSIGLGNRAGGIKLIISARARIRLCMTEEESCR from the coding sequence ATGAAAACCACACTCATACGGGGTTTTACCCTGCCGGAACTGCTGCTGGTGCTGGTGATTGCCGGCACATTAAGTCTCGCGGCACTGCACGGCTGGCAGCGCTGGCAACAACGACAGCAACTGCGCGACAGCGCGCAGCAGCTGCAGGGTTTTCTGCTGCGGGTTCGCGCCCGGGCGAACCGGCACAACAGCGATCTGGTTTTGTGGTCGCGGCCTGGCGCGCCCTGGTGCATTGGTGTCGGCAGCCCTGCCGGTGAATGCCATCCTGGCAACCCGCTGCATTTCGTGGCCCCGCATCCGGATGTGGAACTCACGGGCATCCGGGGAGAGCCGGGTTTTTATGGCCGTCGTAACGTCGCCACGGCGGGCAGCATCGGGCTGGGCAACCGTGCCGGAGGCATAAAACTGATTATCTCCGCCCGGGCCCGTATTCGCCTCTGTATGACGGAGGAGGAGAGCTGTCGTTGA
- a CDS encoding prepilin-type N-terminal cleavage/methylation domain-containing protein: MALSSSTLLHYHRALALSFSQQWAQREAWRVAEQRLNGHEVAGWTSSLQQKGGPSGCTLEQADVTGPWQRRATLTRLRC, encoded by the coding sequence ATGGCGCTAAGCAGCAGCACGCTGCTTCACTATCATCGCGCACTGGCGCTGAGCTTCAGCCAGCAGTGGGCGCAGCGTGAGGCATGGCGGGTCGCTGAGCAGCGACTGAACGGGCATGAAGTGGCGGGCTGGACATCCAGTCTGCAACAAAAAGGGGGGCCGTCAGGCTGTACCCTGGAGCAGGCTGACGTCACGGGTCCCTGGCAGCGCCGGGCCACGCTCACACGGCTGCGTTGTTAA
- the thyA gene encoding thymidylate synthase, producing the protein MKQYLDLMQHVLNEGTPKADRTGTGTLSIFGHQMRFNLQDGFPLVTTKKCHIRSIIHELLWFLKGDTNIGYLKENKVSIWDEWADENGDLGPVYGKQWRSWGTASGQEIDQLSQVMEQLKRDPDSRRIIVSAWNVGELSEMALAPCHAFFQFYVADGKLSCQLYQRSCDIFLGLPFNIASYALLVHMVAQQCDLQVGDFVWTGGDTHLYSNHLEQARLQLTREPRPLPKLVIKRKPASLFDYQFDDFEIEGYDPHPAIKAPVAI; encoded by the coding sequence ATGAAACAGTATCTGGATTTAATGCAGCATGTGCTGAACGAAGGCACACCAAAAGCTGACCGTACCGGCACCGGTACGCTTTCAATTTTTGGTCACCAGATGCGTTTCAATCTGCAGGATGGTTTTCCGCTGGTCACCACCAAAAAATGCCATATCCGCTCGATTATTCATGAGCTGCTGTGGTTCCTGAAAGGTGACACCAACATCGGCTATCTCAAAGAGAACAAGGTCTCGATCTGGGATGAGTGGGCGGATGAGAACGGCGATCTTGGCCCGGTCTATGGTAAGCAGTGGCGCAGCTGGGGAACCGCCAGCGGCCAGGAGATTGACCAGTTAAGCCAGGTGATGGAGCAGCTGAAGCGCGATCCCGACTCCCGCCGGATTATCGTCTCTGCCTGGAACGTCGGTGAACTCAGTGAGATGGCGCTGGCACCCTGCCACGCGTTCTTTCAGTTCTACGTGGCGGACGGCAAGCTCTCCTGCCAGCTCTATCAGCGTTCGTGTGACATCTTCCTGGGCCTGCCGTTTAACATCGCCAGCTATGCGCTGCTGGTGCACATGGTCGCGCAGCAGTGCGATCTGCAGGTCGGCGACTTTGTCTGGACTGGTGGCGATACGCACCTCTACAGTAACCATCTGGAGCAGGCGCGCCTGCAGCTGACCCGCGAACCGCGTCCGCTGCCAAAGCTGGTCATTAAGCGCAAACCGGCGTCACTGTTTGACTATCAGTTCGACGACTTTGAGATTGAAGGCTACGATCCGCATCCCGCGATCAAAGCCCCGGTCGCCATCTGA
- the recC gene encoding exodeoxyribonuclease V subunit gamma → MFHVYHSNQLDVLKILAAAVIKHDPLDDPFASEMILVQSPGMAQWLQMELAQTFGIAANIEFPLPASFIWEMFVRVLPGIPVESAFSKASMSWKLMHRLPVMLEQDEFISLRHYLHDDGDRRKLFQLSSRVADLFDQYLVYRADWLNSWERGESIDGLGEAQRWQAALWRDLVSYTEALRQPGWHRANLYARFIQALEQAQSTPDTLPKRVFICGISALPPVYLQALQALGRHIDIHLLFTNPCRDYWGDIQDYAFLAKLQSRQRRRHGADETRALFRDAAQAPALFNDAGEQQLTNPLLASWGKLGRDNLFLLSQMESNDDIDAFVDVEPDNLLHCMQHDLLNLQDNAIIGLNAVELAHSDRKRCLDPDDRSIAVQVCHSAQREVEVLQDHLLAMMEADPDLKARDIIVMVADIDAYAPFIQAVFANAPADRYLPFAISDRRASQAHPAIVAFLQLLALPDSRFVSEDVLALLDVPALAAHFSIDESGLRLLRRWVSESGVRWGLDDASVEALSLPVTGQHTWRFGLQRMLLGYAMESHNGDWEGILPYDESSGLVGELAGHLAELLSRLNDWRQRLAEPRPLSAWLPLCRELLNAFFSPDAETQAALLLVEEQWQQLIDYGMAARFEEAIPVALLRDDLRSRLDQQRISQRFLAGQINFCTLMPMRSIPFQLVCLLGMNDGVYPRTLAPLGFDLMQQQSRKGDRSRRDDDRYLFLEAMISAQRQLYISYIGRAIQDNTERYPSVLVTELLDYIGQSFYLEGDGHLELDESAERVRNHLQHLHSRMPFDAENFQPAARVQSFAREWLPAAQKAGQPQPDFVQPLAAPEIETLTLEAFLRFWRHPVRAWFHQRLGVSFWLEENELPDSEPFALDNLERYQINAQLLNALVEGEDTERLYAHHRAAGNLPYGAFGELFWQAQREEMQEVAAEVVTQRSDGESWEVNLPLDQVSLTGWLTQVQDDGLLRWRPGVLNMNDGLLLWLEHLVYCALGGTGSSRMFGRQKSRWTFLAVPQTEATAALNEYVAGYLAGMRQPLMLLNKSGGAWLTASYDKKSQQLLTDEATQLKARNRLLTAWQGNYQVEGEGGDPYLQRLCRTLDETQLQQITEAAQRWYLPVLTAHQDDE, encoded by the coding sequence ATGTTTCACGTCTATCACTCAAATCAGCTTGATGTGCTGAAGATTCTGGCGGCTGCGGTGATTAAACATGACCCTCTTGATGACCCCTTCGCCTCCGAGATGATCCTGGTGCAGAGCCCCGGGATGGCGCAATGGCTGCAGATGGAGCTGGCGCAAACCTTTGGTATCGCGGCCAACATTGAGTTTCCGCTGCCCGCCAGTTTTATCTGGGAGATGTTTGTCCGGGTATTGCCCGGCATCCCGGTAGAGAGTGCCTTCAGCAAGGCCAGCATGAGCTGGAAACTGATGCACCGGCTGCCGGTCATGCTGGAGCAGGATGAGTTCATCTCGTTACGCCACTACCTTCATGACGACGGTGACAGGCGTAAGCTGTTTCAGCTCAGTTCCCGTGTCGCCGATCTCTTCGACCAGTATCTGGTCTACCGTGCCGACTGGCTCAACAGCTGGGAGCGCGGTGAAAGCATTGACGGGCTGGGAGAGGCGCAGCGCTGGCAGGCCGCCCTGTGGCGCGATCTGGTCAGCTATACTGAAGCCCTGCGCCAGCCGGGATGGCATCGCGCCAACCTCTATGCGCGCTTTATTCAGGCGCTGGAGCAGGCGCAAAGCACACCGGACACGCTGCCAAAGCGGGTGTTTATCTGTGGCATTTCGGCGCTGCCGCCGGTCTATCTGCAGGCGCTGCAGGCGCTGGGCCGTCACATTGATATCCATCTGCTGTTCACCAATCCCTGTCGTGACTACTGGGGCGATATTCAGGATTACGCGTTTCTGGCAAAACTGCAGAGTCGTCAGCGCCGGCGTCACGGAGCAGATGAAACGCGCGCGCTCTTTCGCGATGCAGCGCAGGCACCGGCGCTGTTTAACGACGCCGGGGAACAACAGCTGACGAATCCGCTGCTCGCCTCCTGGGGCAAGCTGGGACGTGACAACCTCTTCCTGCTCAGTCAGATGGAGTCAAATGACGATATCGATGCCTTTGTGGATGTTGAGCCGGACAACCTGCTGCACTGTATGCAGCACGATCTTCTCAATCTGCAGGACAACGCCATCATCGGACTGAACGCCGTGGAACTGGCACACAGCGATCGGAAGCGTTGCCTGGATCCGGACGATCGCTCGATTGCGGTACAGGTCTGCCACAGCGCCCAGCGAGAGGTCGAAGTCCTGCAGGATCATCTGCTGGCGATGATGGAGGCCGATCCCGATTTAAAAGCGCGTGACATCATCGTCATGGTGGCCGATATCGACGCCTACGCGCCTTTCATACAGGCGGTGTTTGCCAATGCGCCAGCCGATCGCTATCTGCCTTTTGCCATTTCAGACCGGCGCGCCAGTCAGGCGCATCCGGCCATTGTGGCGTTTCTGCAACTGCTGGCGCTGCCGGATAGCCGGTTCGTCTCGGAAGATGTGCTGGCACTGCTGGACGTTCCGGCGCTGGCTGCTCACTTCTCTATCGATGAAAGCGGCCTGCGTTTGCTGCGGCGCTGGGTCAGCGAATCGGGCGTGCGCTGGGGGCTGGATGACGCCAGCGTGGAGGCGCTGTCACTGCCGGTTACCGGCCAGCACACCTGGCGTTTTGGCCTGCAGCGTATGCTGCTGGGCTATGCGATGGAGAGCCACAACGGTGACTGGGAAGGGATCCTGCCCTATGACGAGTCGAGTGGCCTGGTGGGAGAGCTGGCAGGGCATCTGGCAGAGCTGCTCTCCCGGCTTAACGACTGGCGACAGCGGCTGGCGGAACCCCGGCCACTGTCGGCGTGGCTGCCTCTGTGCCGTGAACTGCTGAACGCCTTTTTCAGTCCCGACGCAGAAACCCAGGCCGCACTGCTGCTGGTCGAGGAGCAGTGGCAGCAGCTGATCGACTACGGCATGGCTGCGCGCTTTGAAGAGGCGATTCCGGTGGCGCTGTTGCGCGACGATCTGCGCAGCCGGCTTGACCAGCAGCGCATCAGTCAGCGTTTCCTGGCCGGACAGATTAACTTCTGTACCCTGATGCCGATGCGCTCTATTCCCTTCCAGCTGGTCTGTCTGCTGGGGATGAACGATGGCGTCTATCCCCGTACGTTAGCCCCGCTGGGCTTCGATTTAATGCAGCAGCAGTCCCGCAAGGGCGACCGCAGCCGCCGGGATGATGACCGCTATCTCTTTCTGGAGGCGATGATCTCTGCACAGCGACAGCTCTACATCAGCTATATCGGCCGGGCGATTCAGGATAATACGGAACGCTACCCCTCCGTGCTGGTCACAGAGTTGCTGGATTACATCGGACAGAGTTTCTATCTGGAGGGAGACGGTCATCTGGAGCTGGATGAGAGTGCGGAACGGGTACGGAACCACCTGCAGCATCTGCACAGCCGGATGCCGTTTGATGCGGAGAACTTCCAGCCCGCTGCCCGGGTGCAGAGTTTTGCCCGCGAATGGCTGCCTGCCGCGCAGAAAGCGGGGCAGCCACAGCCTGACTTTGTGCAGCCGCTGGCCGCCCCGGAGATTGAGACGCTGACGCTGGAGGCGTTTCTGCGCTTCTGGCGGCATCCGGTGCGCGCCTGGTTCCACCAGCGGCTCGGCGTCAGCTTCTGGCTGGAGGAGAACGAACTGCCTGACAGTGAGCCTTTCGCGCTCGACAATCTGGAGCGTTATCAGATCAATGCGCAGCTGCTGAATGCGCTGGTTGAAGGTGAGGATACAGAACGGCTCTACGCACATCATCGTGCGGCCGGTAATCTGCCGTATGGCGCGTTCGGTGAGCTGTTCTGGCAGGCACAGCGCGAGGAGATGCAGGAAGTCGCTGCAGAAGTGGTTACGCAGCGCAGCGATGGCGAAAGCTGGGAGGTCAATCTGCCCCTGGACCAGGTCAGCTTAACCGGCTGGCTGACGCAGGTGCAGGATGATGGGTTGTTACGCTGGCGGCCCGGCGTGCTCAACATGAACGACGGGCTGTTACTCTGGCTGGAGCACCTGGTTTACTGCGCGCTGGGCGGCACCGGCAGCAGCCGGATGTTTGGCCGTCAGAAAAGCCGCTGGACGTTTCTGGCGGTGCCGCAGACGGAGGCCACTGCGGCGCTGAACGAGTATGTTGCGGGCTATCTGGCCGGAATGCGGCAGCCGCTGATGCTGCTTAACAAAAGCGGGGGCGCCTGGCTCACCGCCAGCTATGACAAAAAAAGTCAGCAGCTGCTTACCGATGAGGCGACGCAGCTTAAAGCGCGTAATCGCCTGCTGACCGCCTGGCAGGGTAACTATCAGGTGGAAGGTGAGGGGGGCGATCCCTATCTGCAGCGTCTTTGCCGGACGCTGGATGAAACGCAGCTGCAGCAGATCACTGAGGCGGCACAGCGCTGGTATCTGCCGGTGCTGACGGCGCATCAGGACGATGAATAA
- a CDS encoding DUF2509 family protein: MKERGSSALGMVLMMLLIGSVTLHASRRLSEQGMRLLADEQHYINDFWRAQSALQWGFSLRWSASETAHCQQDDRHGWRSCLQRGEKDEALLKGEASNSGMAVWHWVRLQGHQVIALPHGWIDYCPLTPPATCL, translated from the coding sequence GTGAAAGAGCGAGGCAGCAGCGCCCTGGGCATGGTTCTGATGATGCTGCTGATCGGCAGCGTCACGCTGCACGCCAGCCGCAGGCTGTCTGAGCAGGGGATGCGGCTGCTGGCGGATGAACAGCACTACATCAACGATTTCTGGCGGGCACAGTCTGCGCTGCAGTGGGGTTTCTCCCTGCGCTGGTCAGCCAGCGAGACCGCGCACTGTCAGCAGGACGATCGTCACGGCTGGCGCAGTTGTTTACAGCGAGGTGAAAAAGATGAGGCACTGCTTAAAGGCGAGGCCAGCAACAGTGGTATGGCCGTCTGGCACTGGGTCCGGTTACAGGGCCACCAGGTTATCGCACTGCCGCACGGCTGGATCGACTATTGTCCGCTCACGCCGCCTGCCACCTGCCTCTGA